CCTCTACTATGCAGAAAACGGCATCTCTTGACTGTGTCTCCAATGTAGTTGGAACATCCTCTTTTTTCTCTACTCTCTCAAGTAATGCATCTTCCACATCTACCTGAACTTCTGTTCTACAATGTTCTTGCTCCTCATTAACATCTTTTGTACACTTTATTTTCTTACAGCCTTCCTCCCTATACAATGCaaattcttttgcatttttattcacaTCACTGACCTTGTTGATACTTTCACTGCACTCCCTCCTAGCCTGTATTTTGTCCCTATTTCCCTCTTGTACAGCATCAGCCTTTCTGACCTCAGGCTCCTTCCAGTCATTCTGAAGATTGTTTATTCCCCTTAGAAGTCCCATCTTATTCTTTATTGAAAAATCCAGATTAACTGTGAACCTCATTAGTCTTCTGGATTCCTCTGCAGTAAAGGGGAAATCTTGTGACAAGAATTTTTGAAAAACTTCAGGGTCTTCATCCAAGTCTAAGAGGTTATTTAGTCCAGTTTTTAAGGAAAATAGCTCCttgctgttctctttaaaaacATCCCATAATAGGCAGCTGCAGAACGCTTCTTTGGAGCCTCTCTGCTCCTCATCCTCTAAACACTGCAGTATCCAACTCAGGCGGCAGGGCCACTGATTGCAAAGTACAACCCAAGCAGCTAGAGCCTTGGGAGATAGATTGTCCAATGGAATTTCGCATAGCATCATCAAGTTAACCATGACTGGAATAGTGTTAACAATCCTTTTCATTTGGCAAATGCTATCAGGAATATATTCATGCAGAACCTCACTTTCACAGTATAGAGCGTAAAATGTCTCTTGAATGCAGCGAAGTGTTTGAAAGTAATTTGTCTGTACCTCTGGTTCTTCTTCCTCTGCTAGCTCTTCTTTAAGCAGTTTTACTGTTTCAGCAACACCTGTTTTGGTGACTCGAAGGGCATCATTTCTGCAAGGCCAATCTATAAGGTCTTCTGTCCTCTGAACAGCTTTTCTTAGAATCTGAAGTTTAGTCTTTTTGCCCAAAGCTGGCACTGAAAAGGGCAAAGTAACTGTTCGGTTAAGGAACATGTAACCATTATCTGCCATTCCCTTGAGTGAGCTGGCTTTCTCTAGACAAGTAACAATGATGCTAGGATCAACCACTAAGATGGAAATAAATGGTGCTCTTCGGTCAGACAGTAGTGTGTTCATAGCATCAAGTACACCTACAACCTTATCTGGTGCACAGAGCTCCAGACTAGTGATCTGCAGAACAACACGGATTTTTTGTTTCTGGAAGATCTCCATGGTCTGGACCATTTGGGTGATCAACTCAACTTCTTTTTTGACCTCATTCATAAAGCCCATCTGGGAACTAAACTTTTGACTGTTGACTAGACGCTCTATTTTATGCTTCTGACTTATTAGGACACCCTTTATCAACTTATAGAGTGTCATAATAATACCTGAGCCAGATATTAATGTAGCAATACTTCCAAATACAGTGGTGACCTTGTCATCTCCTCCATGGGCTGCTGAATTCACAGGCACAGTAAGAAGGAGTAACCCAATGATGAGCAGGAGTGAAACAATCACAAGCTTAATGCAGAAAGACTTTTTAAACTTCCACTCTGCAATTTCAGGTTCAAGATTCCTTTTTGGAGCAGTGCCCAAGACTTTGAAAACAGTGAGTGGTATTGCACCAAAATGTTTCCGAACACGGTCACAGAGAGTGGTAACCAAGCCAGCCCAAAGCCTGTCACTGCCGGCATACTGCCAAGCGCTGAAGTTGACGAAAATGAATTCAATACTTTTTCGTTCCCACTGGTGTTCTGTAATCACAGGGCAGTAGAAGAGAAGGTGCCAAAGCAAGTGCATAAAGCCCCATCCCACTGGTTTTCTAGGAGTCTGTCCATGCATTGCCTCTTCCCTTTCTGTTACATACGTTGCCACCTCCCTCATGCATTCTGCAAAACAGAGATGAAGATAAATATAACAACAGGATAATGCTAGTATAGATTGGAGAATGTGcattgtagtatatatatattgttatattattccTTGAATCCTGACTGTATAATTTACACTATTACTGTACTGTATTATTCTTTCAGATCTCAGTTGGAGGACTTAGCCCAGCTGGTTTATCCTTGACTCTTTTCTTGGTGTGAGTGCTTTGTTCACCTTCAtgaaaaaatattccttttattttttaactattttaccATTTACTATTTTACCTTTATATGGGTGCTGTTAAATGGCTAGTCCGCCTTtcaaataacttttaatatgataaagTGATATTTTGAGGCAACCtgcattttcaatttttattttttatggtttttaaaaaaaataagccttTTGCCCAGTAGCTCCTAGcctcaaaacaggccctggcacgCCAAGTAAACATAGGTCCAAACAGCCTCCCATGGAaccattaaatagtgactgtctatggcatcttacagtagcccctctggtatttgccagaatccacagactgTCAGCCTGGGCCTGTTGCTTGCATGTTTTCCCACCTTATTTAagcaaatttgtatatgcaaattagggttacaatTTGGTTTGGAATTTTGCAGATTCCTTCAAGAGTGATATGGGATTCAATTGAgattccaaaaaagtggatttagtgcatctctAGTTGAATATTTGGAATTGGCATGAGGTCTTCCAAGGTAACCTAACCACTGCCCTCAGAAAATACCACTAAATTGAAAGAGagcaaaacattaaaatattcctTGGCCGTTTGTTACTGCATTGTGGAAAATTAGCTGGCAGTGGAAGGTTAAATATTCAATTCATTTATCTTTATATATGTATCTCGATCTTAGAAAGTGGCATCTAGCGGGGGCGTTCGTGAGCAGCCAACCAAGATGGTCGCATATTGATTGAGCTGTGTTCCTCTGCGCTATAATCCCTGCAAAGCACCTCGCTTAGGGACCTTATACTGGGGACCTCATGACTAGAAGGGTCAGTAACCATATTTCTGACACCCATATGGCCCACAGACGCCGGTAAAGAGGAAAAAAGGGCCCAGACACCGAACCACGTGGAGTGTAGCGTCATATCTTACTAGGCCGCAAGCCTCCTCTCCGCCCCTGATGGCGTCACAAGAATTTAGATTCCCAACCCTCCCGCTCTGCCACCCAGGAAAGTACACTGGGAGAAGAACTGGCACTCCGGGAAAAATTCAAAGCAATGCTGCAGTAAGAGCTAGCCGCGGCGGCGGCCGCAATAACAGCCGACACCTCCAAGCAAATACATGAACTCGGTCAGAGGACGGATGTCTTAGAACAGAAGGTTGATGACATAACCACCATTCTAGATGCACATGAGCAGGACATCGCCGAGCTACACAAGCAGTTGCAAAAGGCCATGGACAAAATTGAGGACTCTGATAACCACTCCAGGCGCAATAACCTTCGTATTCGGGGCCTACCAGAAACCATCACCGACATACAGGCCGTGGTCCAAGCTAACTCCTAACTTAGCACCTGAACGCctggaattcgatcgaatacactGCGCCCTAAGACCACAATGCGAGGGGGATCCCCCGCAGGACATTATCCTGCGATTGCATTACCACCAAAACGCAAGTCGCCATCCTGAAAGCTTTGCGGCAATCTGACAGGCTAGATTACTAAGGGCACAAATTCCAGATTTACACGGACCTGGCTCTGGCAACCCTACAAAAACGCAAGGTATTTGCTCCTATAACTAAAGTGCTTCAAGAATACCGAATCAGATACCGCTGGCTCTTTCCGGTCAAGCATGCATTCTCAGTCAATGACCGCCAACACCACATCCAATCGCCATGGGTGGGCAGAGAGCTCCTTATCCGCCTAGGCCTGATGGAAAAGACAGCTGCCTCACCCCACAAGCCATCCCAAACCTCTCCGCGACACCTAGTTTTGCCTATTTGGAACATGGTCGGGGCCTCTCCTCGGAAAAAATTAAGCCTCCCCAATCAAACCTGATTTTTTAGCAGGTTTGCTAAGCTTTCTCTCAACACAACCACAGTGTTTTGGTTCATTGAAATCCAGACACCCAACTAAGGTAACATGCCTACATTCTCCTTTTTATGAGTGGTTGACCGAGAATATCTGCCCTCCGGAACTAAAAACATATTGTTTTCCCCTTATGGAAGTGCCAAGGGCCACTTTAAGCACATTCCCTGACGAAACCGCTTTCACCCTGACTCAACCCCTTTAGGGGTCGGCGCAGAGGGAGTTATTCGAATGACCCCCACAAGTCAGTCACCTTGACTTCCCCCCAGTATTGGGGAGGGGGCCAAAGACTACTTTGCCAACAATTTGGGTTCAATAACATACCTCCAAGAACAGCTTAAATTATCTAAACAATTAGAGGATTTAACCTCCGCCCAAGCAGCTGATCCACAAACTGACCTCTCCAACCAAATTCATAGAACAAAAACGAAGTTAGACCTGTTGCTAACTTCCAAAGCAGAAGGTGCCTTACAGTGGACCCAACAGCGCTATTATGCTCACTCAAACAAGCCAAGTCACCTATTTTCACGTAAGCTAAAGCACAGACTTGACTATACCCTTATCTCCACTCTCAAGACCTCCTCAGGCCACACATCTAACGCATTCCCTAAAATACTACAAGAATTTCACAAATTCTACAAACAACTTTACGCTTCCTCTTCGTAGGTTCCCCAATCTAGGCTGGCCTAGGTTTTCCAAAATATAAAGCTCACCACGATCCTTGACACCCAAATAGCCTCTATGGAAAAAGATATCACTGAAGAGGAAGTTAAATTAGCAATTCAACATTTTCAACCATCAAAATCCCGCAGCCCACATGGTTTCTCTACTACAAAAAATTTGCACATATCTTAACCCCCCACCTAACTAAAATATTTAACCAACTTTTATCTGAAGACTTTTTCCCCAACAGACTCTTACTGCCAATATCACCCCAATTCCTAAACCAAACTCGGACCTTACAGATTGTAAGAACTACCGCCCCATTTCAATCCTCAACATTGATATTAAAATTTTGGCCAAAGTCCTAGCCGAATGCTTAAATTTGATCCTCCCCTCAGTGATCCACTGGGACCAAGTGGGCTTTGTTAAAGGAAGGCAAGCGTCTGACATAATCCGCAGACTATCCATACTGTCGACCCAAGCCCAGAAATCTAAGCTTCCTTCCATGCTCCCAAAATTGGACATACGCAAAGCCTTCGATTATGTTGAATGGGCCTACCTCTACCATACCATACTTAAATGGGGCTTTGGCCAAAACTTTATTACTTAGATTAGAGACTTATATCATAAACCCATGGCGAGAGTCACTATTGGGACTCACTCATCCACAACCTTTCCCATAGAACGGGGCACGCGCCAAGGTTGCCCCTTATTCCCCTTACTATTTGTTCTGATCCTAGAACCACTAGCCATTGCAATTAGAGGCAACTCTGACATACAGGGTCTAAGAGTTGGGACCCAGGAGCACTGGCTAATCTCACAGACTTAAATTATATCAAAAAGAACTGAAgttttctttaacagttgaaGATTGGGTAAAGGCCTGGGACAACCTAAAACATAGCTCTAAGAATACCATTATCTCTGATGCGGGGTATAAAGTCCTCAGATGGTACCTGACGCCTGTGAGATTGGCTAGGATACATCATACTTCTCTAGATAACTGCTTTCGGCATTGCTGTTCCTCAGGCACCATGACACACATATGGTGGTCTTGCTCAAGAGTGAAAAGATTTTGGACTCGGGTTTACAATATGATTTTCTCTATTCTGCAACTTAACCTAGTAAAGACCCCCATCTGAAGCCCTCTTGGGAGTTCCTCCCATGAGAGTTTCTACTCTGAAGATCAAATTATTGAACCACATTTACCTAGCCGCTAGGCAAACCATTGCTAAATCATGGAAATCTCTTAACATCAATTTTgcaatgtttaaaagcaaaatggACTGGCTCTTCATTAACGAGAGACTCTTTGGCCTAGCCTCTGAAAATCTTCCAAAAGTAATGAAGATTTGGCAGCCTTGGATTTCATATAGGTTTGGCGATTCCATACCTCTTAGTATAACATCATTGTAAAGACTGTTCTATAAAACTGGAAATACTGCATACATAATTTTATAGACACCATTAATGAGACTTAGGATGTAAATTTAATTGCCCCTTTATGTTTCATCCCCCCCCTTTTTCTataggattttattttctgtgtttccAGGATACCTAATGCTAAACTTTAACTGCAATTACGATGTTTAGGCTAAGTTTAAATAGCCAACAAGAATGTACCTAACCACCTTTCTGTTACGATCTGTTTggattatacagggaactgtccCTACAGCTAACAGATAACCATAACCGACTATCCGATATCGTTAACTATCGGTCACTTACATTGGGGCATATTTCTATTGATAATACGGAGTAACCAAATGCAAAACAATTACTCAAGTATGGTTGAACTGTTTACTACTTTTGAAATACTGTATAACTATCACCACTGCAATTCCTTAAAGAATGTCATGTTATGTGaaagtttattttctgaaaattttcataaataaaaacatttaaaaaaaaaaagaaagtggcaTCTAGCTTTTATATAGCAATGGGAAAAAGCTATCATATACATTGTAACCTAAAATATCAAGATTTTTGGAGTCACATTAGAGCTCTATGATATAAAAGCACTTTGCTTCAGGCCTTATTGCTTTGGTCATGGAACCCctcaggatttttttccccacccCCTAAAATAAGGGGGGAAAGCCTTTCCCCTTATTTTCCATTATCAGTAAATTGAGTTAGCATACTTACTAGTTATTCGATCCAGAAGCATGTAAACTCGGCTTCCAAATGGGGCATATAAACCAACAGTCACTGGTGTGGAGATTTGGCATAATGACTTGGAGAGACAGGCACAGTAAATATCATCTTCCCCCAGTTTACCTGCTGCAAAGAAAAATAAGGTTACAAAAAGACTACTAATTAACTAACTATGGCTATTCTTTGGGAAATAATGTAATGGCATTGGCAAGCAAGGCACGCCTTAGGTCACCTGTCctatcattttcaaaattttcagaatttactAGCTGTACACATGTGATGGCAAAGTAAATAAGATTACATGGCATAGAAGTGATGTTATATAATTACAGAAAAGAGATTGCATAAACTGTATTAATCCTTATAGGCTCCTTGTTCCTCTTTATAACCCACGTATTCTGCCTAAACATCACAAACAGATTCTTCTATATTAGTTTGTGTGTCTATatgaaaaacctgaaaacaatgtgtacCATTTAGTCAAAATATCTTTAACAAATtagttacattgtttttaaaatgcagcTACTTCTATTTTATCAGGAAATACAGTTTGTTGTCCCTCCTTACAGTGACAATCTAGTTGCTTGTATGGCAGAATTTTTGGCACAGTCACTTACTAATTACTAATGAGCACGCTAAAGCCTGGTATAATAAGCAAATGTAATTGGATTTTGTAATTAGGTTACTATATTTTTTCTTAATCCCCCACATTTTCTTGTTGAAGCAAATCATATAATCCAATTAAATCTGTCAACATGACAATTAAAGGGataatggtgtagtttttattactaaattaaaaTAGTTTATTCTGGAAatgattcactctaccatataacattttattcctgaaccaacaagtgtattttttttatttgtaatattggtgtgtgggcagtaatttcagatcattttgcctggtcatgtgctttcagcaagagccagcacttcttgatggaactgctttctggcaggctattgtttctcctactcaatgtaactggaggagttgcagtgggactttgatttttactgttgagtgctattctaaaggtccccatacatgaacagatataagctgccaacagattgtcagcagcttattgggcagtatataggggccctccaacgggcttcccaaTCGCTatctggccagatctcgatcgtgcaggtttaaaaattccattggatcgaggactgcatcagttTGTTGATGGGGTCCTTGATCTGATATCAAATTCTGCTTGTGGTGATCCACCAATGGTGGgcgtatcggggagagatccgctcatttggtgacctcgccaaacaagcggatctctctatgtatgaccagctttagagctgttatcttgtgtcagggagctgttatctggttaccttgccatcgTTCaattgttagactgctggggagggagggggtgatatcattccaacttgcagttgcagtaaagagtggctgacgtttatcagagcaaaaatcacatgactgaggtacctgggaaactgacaatatgtctagccccatgtcagatttcaaaattaaatataaaacaatttgttactctttttaaaaatggatttcagtgcagaattctgctggaacagcactattaacagatgagTATAGAGTACCACTTAAGGTGATGTGGTTATACTGGAGAAAAATAAGCTTCACTGTAAGTGAATTTACATCTTATCTTACAAAATATAGCTTCTGGGTCACCTTCCAGCTATGTCTTATTGTTTTGGCTTCTTGCTGGCTGATGCCAATTTCCATTTTGGTTTCCTGTTTTGCACCTCTATTTACCTATGAGAGGCCAATATTCTGGTTGTGGCACACAGACATAACTGCACTATTATATTGCACTATAGGCATACCTCCTgaaattttggaaagaaaaagagggacaaaaaagttggcgcatgTAGCGCTGCAAATTAttttgaccaagcccattttcatggccacaccccctaattaccatgttcattttaccaaatttggcaggttatgaaagtttgaacatatttctgtggttttttttccagttattacagttttgctaatgaaggtgaattgctttttaagctgtgagtctaaagctccccatagatgccgAACGagcgattttagggaagtccgaccaatccttcaaaattatcgtgcggttagtgggattcgaacgaattgatcggccaggtcaaaaaatctttgttggtcccagtgcaatctatctatgtttgcagggccaagcaggcagctcccctttgttttcctggcaaattggtctttttagttgatggtaaattcatacgatcgtacaatcgttctgagaagatcatggtctcacgatcaggatctgatcttttaaaaaatctcaacatctatggccagcttaactgttcccaagggacctgttatcttatattgttacaattacttatttgcttatctagaaattgttacacaAGTATCTTATaggcagctgtggctgttctgggctctctgccaaaagccaattaagttagaaaattctttttctggctgttcagtgcagagaaaaacaggatttcctagt
This Xenopus laevis strain J_2021 chromosome 8S, Xenopus_laevis_v10.1, whole genome shotgun sequence DNA region includes the following protein-coding sequences:
- the nkpd1.S gene encoding NTPase KAP family P-loop domain-containing protein 1; the protein is MESKHLQHRLFAGKLGEDDIYCACLSKSLCQISTPVTVGLYAPFGSRVYMLLDRITKCMREVATYVTEREEAMHGQTPRKPVGWGFMHLLWHLLFYCPVITEHQWERKSIEFIFVNFSAWQYAGSDRLWAGLVTTLCDRVRKHFGAIPLTVFKVLGTAPKRNLEPEIAEWKFKKSFCIKLVIVSLLLIIGLLLLTVPVNSAAHGGDDKVTTVFGSIATLISGSGIIMTLYKLIKGVLISQKHKIERLVNSQKFSSQMGFMNEVKKEVELITQMVQTMEIFQKQKIRVVLQITSLELCAPDKVVGVLDAMNTLLSDRRAPFISILVVDPSIIVTCLEKASSLKGMADNGYMFLNRTVTLPFSVPALGKKTKLQILRKAVQRTEDLIDWPCRNDALRVTKTGVAETVKLLKEELAEEEEPEVQTNYFQTLRCIQETFYALYCESEVLHEYIPDSICQMKRIVNTIPVMVNLMMLCEIPLDNLSPKALAAWVVLCNQWPCRLSWILQCLEDEEQRGSKEAFCSCLLWDVFKENSKELFSLKTGLNNLLDLDEDPEVFQKFLSQDFPFTAEESRRLMRFTVNLDFSIKNKMGLLRGINNLQNDWKEPEVRKADAVQEGNRDKIQARRECSESINKVSDVNKNAKEFALYREEGCKKIKCTKDVNEEQEHCRTEVQVDVEDALLERVEKKEDVPTTLETQSRDAVFCIVEEEAGYALQVQRRWVESSIEQLQNV